The DNA region GGTCAGCGCGTCGCCCGAGGCATCCGCGGGCTCGAGTTTGGAGATGTTGACACGGCTCTTGTCGCGTTTGATTTTCTCCATGAAAATGTAAAGGCCGCGGTAGTCACCATTCAACACAACCTCGCAGAAGCGCGTGCGGCTGGCGTAGCGGCCCAGTTGATTGGCGAGGTGATAGGCCAGCATGTTGCGCATGAGCGTTTTGTCGGAGTAGGAGGCGGACAATACCCAGTCGCTCTCCGCCGGCATGCCCATGAGCGCAACATCGACATCATTTCCCAGCGCGTCCCAGGTTTCGAAACCGTACTGCTTCTTGGGAAACATCTGCGAGCTGGAGCCGCGGATTTCGATGCCGATCTTGCCGTTGTAGTGATTGAACGGATCAGAGAGATTGTTACGCACGCCCGGGCCGTTATCGATGATGCCCATGTCGGCCATGATTTTGGGCTCGTCAACGATTTCCCGGCCGTGCGTATCGATCACCACGATCGGCAGATTCGAGGAGGTGAATTCAACTTTTTGGGATTGCGCTTGAGCGTCAAACGACGGCAACCAGGCGGCAAGGCACAACCAGGCCAGGGCGGCGAACCGGCAGGCGGCGTGCGTCACACCAAGACATTTCTTCATCATAAGAATCCTCACTATCCAGGGCGTGTCTGCCCTCATTTCAAATAGGTAATTTTGCGGGCTGCAACCGTCCGGCCCTCCACCTGCACGCGCACGAAGTAGATGCCGGCCGGCCATTTTGCGGCCGCCAACCGCAACGTGTGCATGCCGGCGGTACGAAACTCACGCAACACTTCCTGCACGACACGCCCCTGCACATCAACCACCGTGATCGCGACGCGACCGGGCTTGGTGAGCGCATACGCGATTTGGGTGGCGGAATTGAATGGATTGGGAAAAACCTCGAATTGAAAACTTTCGGGCGGCGCGGTTGCATGAGTTACCGCGTTCGTCACTGCGGTGATCATCAAGCCGTTGAGCAGCGTCCTGCCGGTTTCCGGTTTGAAATAGAGATCGAGCATGCCATCGGTGACGCTGAGATTGGCAATGGTCTTTTCCAATGCCCGGTTTTTGCCGGCCTGCGCGAACGGATCGACATGCTCCAGTACCTTTTGGCCTTCCGCCCAAACCTCGAAAACGCGCCGGCCTGCTGCCTCCCACACCGTCTCCGCCAGCATGAGAGTGACCTGGTAATTGCCGGGCGCCAGCCGCACTTGATAGAACGTCAAACCTTCTCGGCCGGAGAGAAAAACCTCCGGATGCGCGGTTCCGGAAATCTGCGTACCGGCGGGCGCCGCAATGGCTGCGCCGCCAACCGCGCCGTATTCGAGCCGGCCCTGCCACACTTGATCCGGCAGGAAGCCCTCCTGCCCTTCCCCACCAACATTGAGGTTGAGCGGCAGCGCTGGCGCCACTGTCACGTTGGTGTATTGCAGGCTCATGCGATTGGCGCCGGGTGAGCGATCTTTCACGCCGTTGACGACCAAGACATAGGTAAGTCCGGGATCCAATCCCGCCGTCACCAATTCCACCGTTCGATTGTCGGGCAGCAACCGCGCGGCAGTTACCGTGACGCCCGGAATGTTGTAACTGGCCAGGGCCTCGGCACTGGCCGGTTCGACTTCTTCGGAGAAGTAAACGTGAAAGCGATGCGCAAAGGCTCTTGCCCACGCCAGATAAGGCGGCTCCACATCGCGCGCAATGATCGCTCGGCCAGAGTAGCCGGTTTGCGCGCTGCTGGTCAGACAGAGAATCAGATAGCCGTCCTGAAAAACGGCATTTTCGGGAATGAAGTTGGAATTGTTGCCGTCCCACGTGTGCGTGGCCTTGCTCCAGCGGTTTTGATCCCACGCGGCAAAATCATCCGCCCACTGCAGGGTGAAATTATCTCCCTGGCCGGGCGTGTAGGCGTAGTACTTGACCCAGTCGTAATAAGCAAACACCGGCAGCACCGCGGGATTGAGCGCGCCCGCCCAGTCGACCGAAGCCGGCGGCCAGATATTCATCATGATCTTTTGCGGTCGCGTGAGCGTGGCGAGGTGCGCCTCGGTTTGGCGGTGAACTTCATGGCCGTCGATGAACCAGGCGACATAGTCCGGCGTCCATTCGATGGCATAAACGTGAAAAGCGGTATGCGGGTTGAAGGGTGTCACGCTGGTAAAGACGTGATTGACCTGGCCGGGCGTGATGGTGTTGAACTGCGCCTGGTTTTGATAGCGGCCGAGAATTTCGAGGTCGATCTCATTCCAATTGGCAACCGGATTCGAGCTGCCGTCATGATAGGTGAAGAACGAGGCCAGCAAACCGCTGCCGGCCGCGGATTTCATGCGCACTTCGCAGCGGCCGTAGGTGACAGCGGTGCGCGTGCGCAGTTCGGCGCCGCGATAGGCCTTGAGCTGTGCCGGCGCGGTCGTCGCCCACAGCAAAACGGCCAGCAGGAAAAGTATGCCGATCGGTTTCTTCATGCACGCCTCATCCGGAGAAATAAAGCCAGACGGTCGCGACCGCCAGCGCGAGCACGATCGAGAGCTGCACGTCCAGGCGGCGCCGCGCCGGATTTTCCTGCGGCCCGCGATAGGTGGAGTAGGTCACATCGGCAAGCTGGGCCTCGGAATGCGCCGGTGCGGTCAGGCTCACCGCTACCAGAATGGCGGAACACACGATGAACAGGAACACGGCGAAATGCAGGAAGTTCAGCTCGGCGAAACGCTGCAGCACACCGGTGAGCGCGTGTTTGTTGATCTCCGCGACCAGCCGGCCGAGGCCCAAGACCAGGCCGGTGAGCAATGCCGCCATCGCACCGCGGCTATTCAGGCGCTTGCAGAAGACGCCCAGCAGAAACACCGCGGCAATCGGCGGTGAGACGTAGGCCTGCACGCTCTGCAGGTATTGATACAATTGGCCGGAGATCGACTTGATGAAGGGAATCCATGA from bacterium includes:
- a CDS encoding family 16 glycosylhydrolase; translation: MKKPIGILFLLAVLLWATTAPAQLKAYRGAELRTRTAVTYGRCEVRMKSAAGSGLLASFFTYHDGSSNPVANWNEIDLEILGRYQNQAQFNTITPGQVNHVFTSVTPFNPHTAFHVYAIEWTPDYVAWFIDGHEVHRQTEAHLATLTRPQKIMMNIWPPASVDWAGALNPAVLPVFAYYDWVKYYAYTPGQGDNFTLQWADDFAAWDQNRWSKATHTWDGNNSNFIPENAVFQDGYLILCLTSSAQTGYSGRAIIARDVEPPYLAWARAFAHRFHVYFSEEVEPASAEALASYNIPGVTVTAARLLPDNRTVELVTAGLDPGLTYVLVVNGVKDRSPGANRMSLQYTNVTVAPALPLNLNVGGEGQEGFLPDQVWQGRLEYGAVGGAAIAAPAGTQISGTAHPEVFLSGREGLTFYQVRLAPGNYQVTLMLAETVWEAAGRRVFEVWAEGQKVLEHVDPFAQAGKNRALEKTIANLSVTDGMLDLYFKPETGRTLLNGLMITAVTNAVTHATAPPESFQFEVFPNPFNSATQIAYALTKPGRVAITVVDVQGRVVQEVLREFRTAGMHTLRLAAAKWPAGIYFVRVQVEGRTVAARKITYLK